The following proteins come from a genomic window of Candidatus Bathyarchaeota archaeon:
- the porA gene encoding pyruvate ferredoxin oxidoreductase, whose product MVNLILDTGNHMVGYAVRAARVQVIAAYPITPQTSIVEQLATMVETAKLKARYICVESEHSALAACVGASYVGARTFTATSSQGLAYMHEMLHWTSGSRLPIVMAVVNRALGPPWNIWVDHADSLSQRDTGWIQIYCSSNQEIFDTVIQCYKACESPEVSLPAMVCLEGVTLSHTSMPAIIPEQFEVDEYLPPYNPAVTLNPERPKTFSNIFKPEDYMSLRHGLDGAMVRAMKILEDVALEYSTHFGLPYHGGLVEKYKLEDAEAAIVALGGLASEAKDAVDKLRLRGLKVGLLRVRVFRPFPKEEMRRLAEDLKFMIVLDRDISFGMEGILYTELKASLYDLQDRPSLTGFIVGLGGVDVKSSQIADMVIKCLEGKFKGTVWMEG is encoded by the coding sequence ATGGTAAACCTCATACTGGATACTGGGAACCATATGGTCGGCTACGCTGTAAGAGCCGCCAGGGTCCAGGTTATAGCAGCCTACCCAATAACACCACAAACATCCATAGTCGAGCAGTTGGCTACGATGGTTGAGACCGCGAAGTTGAAGGCCAGATACATATGTGTCGAGTCTGAACATAGCGCCCTAGCAGCCTGTGTAGGCGCATCATATGTTGGAGCGAGAACATTCACAGCGACATCATCCCAAGGTCTCGCCTACATGCATGAGATGCTCCATTGGACGAGCGGCTCCAGACTCCCAATAGTCATGGCTGTCGTCAACAGGGCCCTCGGCCCACCATGGAATATCTGGGTAGATCATGCAGACTCCCTCAGCCAGAGGGACACGGGCTGGATCCAAATCTACTGCTCATCAAACCAAGAGATCTTCGACACCGTAATCCAATGTTACAAGGCCTGCGAGTCTCCAGAGGTCTCCCTCCCAGCCATGGTATGCCTTGAAGGGGTCACGTTATCACACACATCGATGCCCGCAATCATCCCTGAACAGTTTGAGGTTGACGAGTACCTTCCACCATACAATCCAGCTGTAACCCTGAACCCTGAGAGGCCAAAAACATTCTCAAATATATTCAAGCCTGAGGACTATATGAGTCTCAGACATGGATTGGATGGTGCGATGGTTAGGGCGATGAAGATTTTGGAGGATGTGGCCCTCGAATATTCAACACACTTCGGCCTACCATACCATGGTGGACTCGTTGAGAAATATAAGCTTGAAGACGCCGAGGCTGCAATAGTCGCCTTGGGTGGCCTGGCGAGTGAGGCGAAGGATGCAGTCGACAAGTTGAGGCTGCGAGGCTTGAAGGTTGGACTGTTGAGGGTCAGGGTCTTCAGGCCATTCCCAAAGGAGGAGATGAGGCGGTTGGCAGAGGACCTGAAATTTATGATTGTGCTCGATAGGGACATCAGCTTCGGGATGGAGGGTATCCTATATACCGAGTTGAAAGCAAGCCTATATGATCTCCAAGATAGGCCCAGCCTGACAGGCTTCATCGTCGGCCTTGGAGGGGTCGACGTCAAGAGCAGCCAGATCGCAGATATGGTCATTAAATGTCTAGAAGGTAAGTTCAAAGGTACTGTTTGGATGGAGGGTTGA
- a CDS encoding PIN domain-containing protein → MSTIVLGEFYSLTHKRADKDTAEKYFDEIVKSDLLELSVEVSRLAGIIRRKYEEKIPWGDCIIAATGLTKKVDFIITEDPHFEQIKEIKSRKLNDVKI, encoded by the coding sequence GTGTCAACCATTGTTTTAGGCGAATTCTATTCCTTAACTCACAAGAGGGCAGATAAAGACACTGCTGAGAAATATTTCGACGAAATAGTAAAGTCTGACTTACTTGAATTATCTGTAGAAGTTTCGAGACTAGCAGGTATTATCAGGCGGAAATATGAAGAGAAGATACCTTGGGGAGATTGCATAATAGCAGCAACAGGTCTAACTAAAAAAGTTGATTTCATTATAACTGAAGACCCGCATTTCGAGCAAATTAAGGAGATAAAATCTCGAAAACTTAATGATGTAAAAATTTGA
- a CDS encoding AAA family ATPase, which yields MTAFDRTPTGIEGLDKMLEGGIPKGRIVLLVGGPGTGKTIMCTQFLVSGIEKYGESGVFVSLEEKKRQLYEAMRRFKWNLSQYEAEGRFAFLDSALIRREAGEVKVGKFYVGRREVTVRDFSMLGLANTVENLVDSLKAKRIVVDSLASLLYQYRDPYERRIAVLDLFESLTATGATTIATMQTKSFGLERSVVDEEYLADGVIVMMRLKVGKALNRVIQIRKMRMTAADDQPRPYMISETGINVFSSEAIF from the coding sequence TTGACGGCGTTTGATAGGACTCCCACAGGAATAGAAGGACTCGATAAGATGTTGGAGGGTGGGATCCCCAAAGGAAGAATAGTTTTGCTGGTTGGTGGGCCAGGTACAGGTAAGACGATCATGTGCACACAGTTTCTGGTGAGTGGGATCGAGAAGTACGGTGAGAGCGGTGTCTTCGTATCACTTGAGGAGAAGAAGAGGCAGCTCTACGAGGCTATGAGGAGGTTCAAATGGAACCTCTCACAGTATGAGGCGGAAGGCAGATTCGCATTCCTGGACTCAGCCCTGATAAGGAGGGAAGCCGGTGAGGTCAAGGTTGGAAAATTTTATGTCGGAAGGAGGGAGGTCACGGTTAGAGATTTCTCGATGCTCGGCCTGGCAAACACAGTAGAGAACCTCGTCGACTCCCTAAAAGCCAAAAGAATCGTTGTAGACTCGCTGGCATCCCTCCTATACCAGTATAGGGACCCGTACGAGAGGAGAATAGCCGTTCTAGACCTCTTCGAAAGCTTAACAGCAACAGGGGCGACGACGATAGCGACGATGCAGACAAAATCTTTCGGGCTTGAGAGGAGCGTAGTCGACGAGGAGTATCTCGCCGACGGCGTAATAGTTATGATGAGGCTGAAGGTTGGGAAAGCCCTGAACAGGGTCATACAGATAAGGAAGATGAGGATGACCGCAGCAGACGATCAGCCGAGGCCATACATGATAAGTGAAACGGGAATAAACGTATTCTCGTCAGAAGCGATCTTCTGA
- a CDS encoding CBS domain-containing protein, whose product MSEDTGSKIESKPVGGLVEEIMNRNVVTIQESATIGEAARTMRSRGVGCLIVKRGRELQGIVTERDLVKALADDRLDTSIGKVSSKPLITVGPKSPVSEAAKILASKGIRRLPVVDGDRLVGILTSTDLVRYYAKLSKYAVKNTGP is encoded by the coding sequence ATGTCTGAGGATACAGGTTCAAAAATTGAGTCTAAACCTGTAGGAGGCTTGGTTGAGGAGATAATGAATAGAAATGTAGTGACAATCCAAGAGTCAGCCACAATAGGTGAGGCTGCAAGAACTATGAGGAGTAGGGGAGTAGGCTGCCTCATAGTAAAGAGGGGGCGAGAACTCCAAGGCATAGTCACCGAGAGAGATCTGGTCAAGGCCCTAGCTGACGATAGACTCGACACATCGATAGGCAAGGTCTCCTCCAAACCCCTGATCACGGTTGGACCCAAGAGCCCTGTGAGTGAGGCGGCCAAGATCCTAGCCTCCAAAGGTATAAGACGCCTCCCAGTCGTGGATGGCGATAGACTAGTAGGAATATTGACCTCAACAGACCTAGTAAGATACTACGCCAAACTTTCAAAGTACGCCGTGAAGAATACTGGACCCTAA
- a CDS encoding 4Fe-4S binding protein, producing the protein MSIEYFVRFCSSLPFPSAEPVMGAAGRTGSWRVYRPLIDKTKCTRCLLCWLYCPEGCVERTIEDDVEVNLDYCKGCGICAEECPPKAITMVREEAQW; encoded by the coding sequence ATGTCAATCGAATATTTTGTAAGATTCTGTTCAAGTCTTCCTTTCCCTTCGGCTGAGCCTGTGATGGGTGCAGCAGGCAGGACAGGATCATGGAGAGTCTACAGGCCCCTCATAGACAAGACCAAATGTACACGTTGCCTATTATGCTGGCTATACTGCCCTGAGGGCTGCGTCGAACGTACCATCGAGGACGATGTCGAGGTTAACCTCGATTACTGTAAGGGTTGCGGTATATGCGCTGAGGAGTGCCCTCCAAAAGCGATAACAATGGTGAGGGAGGAGGCTCAATGGTAA
- a CDS encoding prepilin peptidase, whose product MGCHGIDETLKTMSPEDLNIISLAISIIILGYSAWSDFKTREVSDRVWIIYLPISSILLSLRLVSNPQLIHIYAASIIITVGISILMFQTGLFGGADLKALICLSVALPIHPTPNRTLILPINPIFPLTVLYNAYLLSLSMIVYVLAKNLEWRLVKKKSLFNITMKMPTWSLLLAILTGYKTTYKSLRGKPYLYPLVEASGNIDGPTWKLKLFIRAESDKDELIRRLGDIQ is encoded by the coding sequence GTGGGATGTCATGGCATCGATGAGACGCTGAAAACGATGAGCCCTGAAGACCTTAACATAATCAGCCTAGCAATCTCCATAATAATCCTTGGATATTCAGCATGGAGCGACTTCAAAACAAGGGAGGTTTCCGACAGGGTCTGGATAATATACCTCCCAATATCCTCAATCCTACTTTCTCTAAGATTGGTATCAAACCCCCAACTCATCCACATATATGCGGCATCAATCATCATAACAGTAGGAATATCAATCTTAATGTTTCAAACAGGATTGTTCGGAGGAGCAGACCTCAAAGCCCTCATATGCCTATCAGTAGCCTTACCGATCCATCCTACGCCGAACAGAACCCTAATACTCCCCATCAACCCGATATTCCCATTAACGGTACTATACAATGCGTACCTACTATCCTTGAGTATGATCGTTTATGTCCTCGCTAAGAATTTAGAGTGGAGACTTGTGAAGAAAAAATCGTTATTCAACATTACGATGAAGATGCCAACCTGGAGCCTACTTCTAGCTATCTTGACAGGCTACAAAACCACATACAAGTCGTTACGGGGAAAACCCTATCTCTACCCATTGGTAGAAGCCTCAGGAAATATTGATGGCCCTACCTGGAAGTTGAAGCTCTTCATCAGGGCAGAATCTGACAAGGATGAACTCATCAGACGTCTGGGGGATATCCAGA
- a CDS encoding AbrB/MazE/SpoVT family DNA-binding domain-containing protein, whose product MQYSKVTKKGQTTIPLKYREKYKLNEGSIVAFEDTDEGLLLKPIPDIADSAGALSGYTDLEEVLSDLIRDRKKDFR is encoded by the coding sequence ATGCAATACTCTAAAGTCACGAAGAAGGGGCAGACGACCATACCTCTGAAGTATAGAGAAAAGTACAAACTAAATGAGGGATCAATCGTTGCTTTCGAAGACACAGATGAAGGTTTACTCTTAAAACCTATACCCGATATAGCTGATTCGGCTGGTGCATTATCAGGTTACACTGATTTAGAAGAAGTCTTATCGGACCTTATTAGAGATAGGAAGAAAGACTTTCGTTAG
- a CDS encoding pyruvate synthase subunit beta — protein sequence MSIKGLSRREFMLPGTAACPGCGLALALRHALKALGDRTILVVPAGCTSVIQGIGPNSSFAVPTLNIAFAASAAAASGIVNGLDVQGIRDVNVAVWAGDGGTADIGIQALSGAAERMTDMIYFCCDNESYMNTGVQRSSSTPQGAWTTTTPTGKREPKKDMPLIMAAHRIPYIATACSSYPIDLHNKVEEAKKIRGTKYIHILAPCPTGWRYPSEKTVEVGRLAIETGIWPLYKIQDGRFTISIQSKPLVKESRRRPVREYLEIQGRFSHLTSSEIDNIQGMVSAMWEHLSLMDNRDLLKGW from the coding sequence ATGTCCATTAAGGGTCTCTCCAGGAGAGAGTTTATGCTCCCAGGCACAGCTGCATGTCCAGGCTGCGGGTTGGCCTTGGCCCTCAGACATGCCCTGAAGGCTCTTGGAGACAGAACGATCCTGGTCGTTCCAGCAGGATGTACCAGCGTAATCCAAGGAATTGGACCGAACTCATCCTTTGCGGTTCCAACCCTGAACATAGCGTTCGCCGCCTCAGCAGCCGCAGCCTCAGGGATCGTTAATGGGTTGGATGTTCAGGGGATAAGAGACGTCAACGTAGCTGTATGGGCTGGTGACGGTGGAACAGCCGACATAGGGATACAGGCCCTCAGCGGGGCTGCTGAGAGGATGACTGACATGATATACTTCTGCTGCGACAACGAGAGCTACATGAATACTGGGGTACAGAGGAGCAGCTCGACACCCCAAGGAGCCTGGACGACGACAACACCGACAGGGAAGAGGGAGCCTAAGAAGGATATGCCGCTCATTATGGCAGCCCACAGGATCCCATACATAGCCACGGCATGCTCATCCTACCCCATAGACCTACATAACAAGGTTGAGGAGGCGAAGAAGATTAGAGGGACAAAATACATACATATTCTGGCCCCTTGCCCAACTGGCTGGAGATACCCATCAGAGAAGACGGTTGAGGTCGGCAGGTTGGCTATTGAGACTGGAATCTGGCCTCTATACAAGATTCAAGATGGAAGATTCACTATCTCAATCCAGAGCAAGCCGCTGGTGAAGGAATCTAGGAGGAGGCCTGTGAGGGAGTATCTTGAGATCCAAGGAAGATTCAGCCACCTCACATCATCTGAGATCGATAATATTCAAGGCATGGTCTCCGCTATGTGGGAGCACCTCAGCCTGATGGATAATAGGGACCTGCTCAAAGGTTGGTAA
- a CDS encoding 2-oxoacid:acceptor oxidoreductase family protein: protein MLVEFRLHGRGGQGVVIGAELLAKAAFIEGRWSQASPFFGAERRGAPVKAYTRISDREIYVRSQVYEPDCVIVFDHTLLGDEVWSGLKPSGMAVINTGRTPENLGLRFRVATVDATSIALRLGLLTAGLPMVNTAMLGALARAYGVVSIDSVLKAIVEEWPRRAGEVNVAAAKAAYESTLTG, encoded by the coding sequence TTGCTTGTTGAGTTTCGACTCCATGGTAGGGGTGGACAAGGGGTGGTGATAGGGGCTGAGCTTTTGGCCAAGGCTGCTTTCATTGAAGGCAGGTGGTCTCAAGCATCACCGTTCTTCGGGGCTGAGCGTAGGGGTGCGCCGGTGAAGGCCTACACCAGAATATCTGACCGTGAGATATATGTTCGAAGCCAAGTCTATGAACCTGACTGTGTGATTGTATTCGACCATACGTTGCTCGGCGACGAGGTCTGGTCGGGCCTTAAGCCTTCAGGCATGGCAGTGATCAATACTGGACGAACCCCTGAAAATCTAGGTTTGAGATTTAGGGTGGCGACAGTCGACGCCACATCTATAGCTCTCAGACTAGGCCTCTTGACTGCAGGCCTACCTATGGTAAACACAGCTATGCTCGGCGCCCTAGCGAGAGCCTATGGAGTTGTGAGCATAGACTCTGTCCTGAAGGCTATTGTTGAGGAATGGCCCAGAAGGGCTGGTGAAGTCAATGTTGCAGCAGCCAAAGCCGCCTATGAGAGTACTCTAACCGGTTGA